The proteins below come from a single Candidatus Flexicrinis affinis genomic window:
- a CDS encoding DUF2461 domain-containing protein translates to MPASLQHTLDFLDDLRLNNNREWFKANRDRYELARAAYVDVLSELIARFDAVDDLGGISPEACMYRINRDVRFSADKSPYKTWFGALLGKQGRKSDSLWYYFQVAPEGNSLVATGAYMAAPEQVKYIRDTIAADSKPLRKLIAAPKFKALFGTVEGEALKTAPKGYSKDHPDIDLLRMKQWLATRYLTVDDLLRDDLVDYVLEVAGAMKPFAHYIANLLERAPKVDRPPRER, encoded by the coding sequence ATGCCGGCATCGCTGCAGCACACGCTCGACTTTCTGGACGACCTGCGTCTGAATAACAACCGCGAGTGGTTCAAAGCCAACCGCGACCGCTACGAACTCGCCCGCGCCGCCTATGTCGACGTGCTCTCCGAGCTGATCGCGCGCTTCGACGCCGTGGATGACCTCGGTGGGATCTCGCCCGAGGCCTGCATGTACCGCATCAACCGCGATGTGCGTTTCTCGGCAGACAAGTCCCCGTACAAGACGTGGTTCGGCGCGCTGCTGGGCAAGCAGGGCCGCAAGTCGGACTCGCTGTGGTATTACTTTCAAGTTGCGCCTGAGGGCAATTCGCTGGTCGCAACCGGTGCGTATATGGCTGCGCCCGAACAGGTCAAGTACATTCGCGATACGATCGCCGCGGACTCAAAACCGCTGCGGAAGCTCATCGCCGCGCCGAAGTTTAAGGCGCTGTTCGGCACGGTCGAAGGCGAAGCGCTCAAGACCGCGCCCAAAGGCTACTCGAAAGACCACCCGGACATCGACCTGCTGCGCATGAAGCAGTGGCTCGCCACGCGCTACCTCACCGTCGACGACCTGCTGCGCGACGATCTGGTCGACTACGTGCTGGAGGTTGCCGGCGCGATGAAACCGTTCGCGCACTACATCGCCAACCTGCTCGAACGCGCCCCGAAGGTCGACCGTCCGCCGCGCGAACGCTAG
- a CDS encoding SUMF1/EgtB/PvdO family nonheme iron enzyme: MSVENLSGTTLGGVELKEMLGAGGMGAVYRGYQMSLKREVAVKVLPATIANQQGYLERFTQEAQTAANLSHPNIVQIFDFGTQRSISYVVMQLLRGGSLADRIKARSAAGQPISLGETAALVRDLGSALDYAHIHGVIHRDVKPANVMFDNLGRAFLVDFGIAKLVDQSVLLTGTGIAMGTPSYMPPEQWEGAELTPQADQYALAVVTYQLVAGRLPFAADSAVQLMFKHFNEQPTPLNVVRPDVPTAVIAVIGRAMAKAPSDRFPSCTAFAQAFDSAIEGHAGEATGYFTFKVPKTAAPTRPAGGQSGASGASASGSSATPTFQPAEATPVPPTVTPTSGITGALRQQRGGLLIGLVLGVILVLIALVVILGGSGGGTSDIDMTRTALQETVVAIGAGETATAEALALIPTATETPTATDTQAVTDTPTATASPTATFTPTYTASLTATHTPTYTASATDTLTPTETETPDANFEATVQAEITAVFVETEEARELALAQMTASFEETQAAQATEDALATEAFIAGLTQTATLATPTPSATPTATNSATPTATATATVTPSPTPTDTATATSTPTATPTITPSPTPTATSTPTNTPTHTATPTATHTPPPTRTPTPDFIALARVGVQFNAQWTPVEGTAQGITMVLVPAGCFLMGSEASTDVDERPVHRACVDTPFWIDKYEVTQGQFNALNGVAADPPGFDGDNRPVENVDWFEARDFCVMRGGSLPTELQWEYAARGPDSLEFPYGNELNRDLFSWDRTEQPPTDPVGSYPGGASWVGAHDLAGNVFEWMNGRLLGYPYNAADGREDPNIAGDRVVRGGSRYDNANLGRVIDRFAVAQNFKDKYVGFRCVIPVP, encoded by the coding sequence ATGAGCGTAGAGAACCTGTCCGGGACGACACTCGGCGGCGTCGAACTGAAAGAAATGCTAGGCGCGGGCGGCATGGGCGCCGTATACCGCGGCTATCAAATGAGCCTCAAGCGCGAGGTGGCGGTCAAAGTACTGCCGGCGACCATCGCCAACCAGCAGGGCTACCTCGAACGGTTCACGCAAGAAGCCCAGACTGCCGCGAACCTCAGCCATCCGAACATCGTCCAGATTTTCGACTTCGGCACCCAGCGCAGCATCAGCTATGTCGTCATGCAGCTGCTGCGCGGTGGTTCGCTGGCCGACCGGATCAAGGCGCGCAGTGCGGCCGGACAGCCAATATCACTCGGCGAGACCGCAGCGCTGGTGCGAGACCTCGGCTCGGCGTTGGATTACGCACATATCCACGGCGTCATCCACCGTGACGTCAAGCCGGCCAACGTCATGTTCGACAACCTCGGCCGCGCGTTCCTCGTCGACTTCGGCATCGCCAAGCTGGTCGACCAGAGTGTGCTGCTGACCGGCACCGGCATCGCGATGGGCACGCCGTCGTACATGCCGCCGGAGCAGTGGGAAGGCGCCGAACTCACGCCGCAGGCCGATCAGTACGCGCTTGCGGTCGTGACGTATCAACTGGTGGCCGGTCGTCTGCCTTTCGCGGCAGACAGCGCCGTGCAGTTGATGTTCAAGCACTTCAACGAACAGCCGACGCCGCTCAACGTCGTACGCCCGGACGTCCCAACTGCCGTCATTGCAGTCATTGGGCGGGCGATGGCGAAGGCCCCGTCAGACCGGTTCCCGTCATGCACGGCCTTCGCGCAGGCGTTCGACTCGGCCATCGAAGGCCATGCCGGCGAAGCAACCGGATATTTCACGTTCAAGGTGCCGAAGACCGCCGCGCCAACCCGCCCTGCCGGCGGCCAAAGCGGGGCAAGCGGGGCGAGTGCGTCAGGCTCGTCTGCGACGCCGACGTTTCAACCTGCCGAGGCCACGCCCGTACCGCCGACCGTCACGCCGACGTCGGGGATCACCGGCGCGCTCCGCCAACAGCGCGGCGGCCTGCTGATCGGGCTCGTGCTGGGCGTGATCCTCGTCTTGATTGCACTGGTCGTCATCCTGGGCGGCAGCGGCGGCGGCACAAGCGACATCGACATGACGCGTACCGCGCTGCAAGAAACGGTCGTCGCGATTGGCGCCGGGGAAACCGCAACGGCGGAAGCCCTCGCGCTGATCCCAACCGCGACAGAGACCCCGACCGCCACCGATACGCAGGCGGTTACCGATACCCCAACCGCCACAGCAAGCCCCACAGCGACCTTTACGCCGACCTATACGGCCAGCTTGACCGCGACGCACACCCCGACCTACACCGCGTCAGCGACCGATACGCTCACGCCGACCGAGACCGAGACGCCCGACGCCAATTTCGAAGCGACCGTTCAGGCGGAAATCACCGCCGTGTTCGTCGAAACGGAAGAGGCCCGCGAACTGGCCCTCGCCCAGATGACCGCGTCGTTCGAGGAAACACAGGCGGCACAGGCCACCGAGGACGCGCTGGCGACCGAAGCGTTCATTGCCGGGCTGACTCAGACCGCGACGCTGGCGACACCAACGCCCAGCGCGACCCCTACCGCGACCAATTCCGCCACGCCGACGGCGACAGCCACCGCGACCGTGACGCCCAGCCCCACCCCGACCGACACGGCCACGGCCACGTCCACGCCGACCGCGACGCCAACCATTACACCCAGCCCGACTCCCACGGCGACATCCACGCCGACGAACACGCCCACCCACACCGCCACGCCGACGGCAACCCACACGCCGCCGCCGACTCGCACGCCGACGCCCGATTTCATCGCGCTGGCGCGCGTGGGCGTGCAGTTCAACGCACAGTGGACGCCGGTCGAAGGCACTGCTCAGGGCATCACGATGGTGCTGGTGCCGGCAGGATGCTTCCTGATGGGCAGCGAAGCCAGCACGGATGTGGACGAACGCCCCGTACATCGGGCCTGCGTCGATACACCGTTCTGGATCGACAAGTACGAGGTCACGCAGGGGCAGTTCAATGCGTTGAACGGGGTCGCCGCCGATCCGCCCGGATTCGATGGCGACAACCGTCCGGTCGAAAATGTCGACTGGTTCGAAGCGCGCGACTTCTGCGTTATGCGTGGCGGCAGCTTGCCGACGGAACTGCAGTGGGAATACGCGGCACGCGGGCCGGACAGCCTAGAGTTCCCTTACGGCAATGAGCTCAACCGCGACCTGTTCAGCTGGGATCGTACCGAACAGCCGCCGACCGATCCGGTCGGGAGCTATCCGGGCGGCGCATCGTGGGTCGGCGCGCATGACCTCGCCGGCAACGTGTTCGAGTGGATGAACGGGCGCTTGCTCGGTTATCCGTACAACGCCGCCGACGGCCGCGAAGACCCGAACATCGCCGGTGACCGCGTCGTGCGCGGCGGATCGCGCTACGACAACGCCAACCTTGGTCGCGTCATCGACCGCTTCGCCGTCGCGCAGAACTTCAAAGACAAGTACGTCGGCTTCCGCTGCGTGATCCCCGTGCCATAG
- a CDS encoding heme-binding protein, with amino-acid sequence MPGRFSPCTYRSCRRNSTAALSSTATAPLEDCAVPTSPALTLAQAMTIIDAVRGELVRTSQGAAVAVVDSHGELIAFLRTDGCPLPPITIAQNKAFTAARERTATRDLGALSRAEGFPLSYFGDPRFVGWGGGLPIVVDGHVVGGLGVSGLPEDEDVRIAMLGLAALG; translated from the coding sequence ATGCCGGGTCGGTTTTCACCGTGCACCTACCGATCGTGTCGCCGGAATAGCACGGCTGCGTTAAGCTCAACGGCGACTGCTCCATTGGAGGACTGCGCCGTGCCGACGTCACCTGCTCTCACCCTCGCCCAAGCGATGACCATCATCGACGCCGTGCGCGGCGAACTCGTGCGAACCAGTCAAGGTGCGGCGGTCGCCGTGGTCGATTCGCACGGCGAGCTGATTGCCTTCCTGCGGACCGATGGATGCCCGCTGCCGCCGATCACGATTGCGCAGAACAAGGCGTTCACGGCGGCTCGCGAACGCACCGCCACCCGCGATCTCGGCGCCCTTTCGCGAGCGGAAGGCTTCCCGCTGTCCTACTTCGGCGACCCGCGTTTCGTCGGCTGGGGCGGCGGACTGCCGATCGTCGTCGACGGGCATGTGGTGGGCGGTCTCGGCGTGAGCGGCCTGCCAGAAGACGAAGACGTGCGGATCGCCATGCTTGGACTTGCCGCACTAGGCTAA
- a CDS encoding PAS domain S-box protein, with the protein MGDITLHLPDELIERAKQAGLLNTETISEVLSLALGDDGSGVPPLPIRSFRSFFDQMHDAVFLLNLNGSYFAVNRRAAEMFGYTIEEIQSKRVMELSGEPDATRAIMDRLIAGEHVPMLTRLMRHKSGALFPVEVTVELVRDRAGNPAYIQSIVRDITERRQNEQRIRDAETLLRTLINAVPNHIYARDREGRYVIANEAAAQAVGSTVDEIIGKTDFDFGVPIAAQLREEDEDVLRSGVPRTILEDEFVAPSGERFMFSTTKVPIKLPGSDVEAVLSVSTDISELKQAQADLHEAVRQAYALETERQRVTILTKFIQDTSHEFRTPLSIIGTSVYLLRRSTDEGRRDEHARVANDQINRITRLLDHLQVMAELDAGVVLRRQAVNVNHLLRDLRSHFAAICERRGIRFDLVLEDALPAISADPIRLNEACSQLIDNALRHTDTNGSVIITTACSRTGITIEVRDTGIGIQHQALPRIFDRFWRQDEARTTPGFGLGLPIAQRIIEHHGGHITVDSRVDAGSVFTVHLPIVSPE; encoded by the coding sequence GTGGGCGACATCACCCTGCACCTGCCCGACGAGCTCATCGAGCGCGCCAAGCAGGCTGGATTGCTCAATACCGAGACGATCTCCGAGGTGCTGTCGCTTGCACTGGGCGACGACGGCAGCGGCGTGCCGCCGCTCCCCATCCGTTCGTTTCGGTCGTTCTTCGACCAGATGCACGACGCCGTGTTCTTGCTCAACCTGAACGGCAGCTATTTCGCGGTCAACCGGCGCGCTGCCGAGATGTTCGGCTACACAATCGAAGAGATCCAATCCAAACGCGTCATGGAGTTGTCTGGCGAACCGGACGCAACGCGCGCCATCATGGATCGCCTGATTGCCGGCGAGCACGTCCCGATGCTGACGCGCCTGATGCGCCACAAGTCTGGCGCGCTGTTCCCGGTCGAAGTGACCGTCGAGCTCGTGCGCGATCGTGCAGGCAACCCGGCGTACATTCAGAGCATCGTGCGCGACATCACCGAGCGGCGCCAGAATGAGCAGCGTATCCGCGATGCGGAGACGCTCTTGCGCACCCTCATCAACGCGGTTCCCAACCATATCTATGCGCGCGACCGCGAAGGTCGCTACGTGATCGCCAACGAGGCGGCGGCTCAAGCAGTTGGCTCCACCGTCGACGAGATCATCGGTAAGACCGATTTCGACTTCGGCGTGCCGATCGCCGCGCAGCTTCGCGAAGAGGACGAGGACGTGCTGCGCAGCGGCGTGCCGCGTACGATTCTCGAGGACGAGTTTGTCGCACCCAGCGGCGAACGCTTCATGTTCAGTACGACCAAGGTGCCGATCAAGCTCCCCGGCAGCGATGTCGAAGCGGTCCTGAGCGTGTCGACCGACATCTCCGAGCTCAAGCAAGCACAGGCCGACCTGCACGAGGCCGTGCGGCAAGCCTATGCGCTGGAGACCGAGCGCCAACGCGTGACGATCCTGACCAAGTTCATTCAGGACACCTCGCACGAGTTTCGCACGCCGCTATCGATCATCGGGACCAGCGTGTACTTGCTGCGCCGCAGTACCGACGAGGGCCGGCGCGACGAACACGCACGGGTCGCCAACGATCAGATCAACCGCATTACGCGGCTTCTCGACCACCTGCAGGTCATGGCCGAACTGGATGCCGGCGTTGTCTTGCGCCGGCAAGCAGTCAACGTCAATCATCTGCTGCGCGACCTGCGCAGCCATTTCGCGGCGATTTGCGAACGACGCGGGATCCGTTTCGACCTCGTGCTCGAAGATGCGCTCCCGGCGATCAGCGCCGATCCGATCCGCCTGAACGAAGCGTGTTCACAGTTGATCGACAATGCCCTGCGCCATACCGACACCAACGGCAGCGTGATCATCACGACGGCGTGCAGTCGCACCGGGATTACCATCGAAGTGCGCGACACGGGCATTGGCATCCAACATCAGGCACTGCCACGCATCTTCGACCGGTTTTGGCGGCAGGATGAAGCGCGCACAACGCCCGGCTTCGGCCTCGGCCTGCCGATTGCACAGCGCATCATCGAGCACCACGGCGGACATATCACAGTCGACAGCCGCGTAGATGCCGGGTCGGTTTTCACCGTGCACCTACCGATCGTGTCGCCGGAATAG
- a CDS encoding enoyl-CoA hydratase/isomerase family protein, whose protein sequence is MSHPTYETIRVDVPAPGVGLVQFNRPQALNALNAQMTGEAFTALEIFDADPAIHCMVLTGSDRAFAAGADIKEMAGKTAVDMFAGADVTDWSRLTRIAKPIVAAVSGFALGGGCEIAMTCDMIVASETALFGQPEINLGIIPGAGGTQRLTRAVGKALAMEMILTDRRLSAEEALRHGLVNRVSPVELYLKEAIELAQKVGERSQVAVRMAKDAVNKAYELSLAEGLVFEKRNFYLLFSTEDRAEGMNAFIEKRKANWKNK, encoded by the coding sequence ATGAGTCATCCTACGTACGAAACGATCCGAGTCGACGTGCCCGCGCCCGGTGTCGGGTTGGTGCAGTTCAACCGCCCGCAGGCCCTGAACGCGCTCAACGCGCAGATGACCGGCGAGGCGTTCACCGCCCTTGAAATCTTTGACGCCGATCCCGCAATTCACTGCATGGTGCTGACCGGCAGCGACCGCGCGTTTGCCGCCGGCGCCGACATCAAGGAAATGGCCGGCAAGACAGCCGTCGATATGTTCGCCGGCGCCGACGTCACCGACTGGTCGCGCCTGACCCGCATCGCCAAGCCAATTGTGGCGGCCGTGAGCGGCTTTGCGCTCGGCGGCGGATGCGAAATTGCGATGACGTGCGACATGATCGTCGCCAGCGAAACCGCTTTGTTCGGCCAGCCCGAGATCAACCTCGGGATCATCCCCGGCGCGGGCGGCACACAGCGCCTGACGCGCGCGGTCGGTAAGGCGTTGGCGATGGAGATGATCCTGACCGACCGCCGCCTGAGCGCCGAAGAAGCGCTGCGCCACGGCTTGGTCAACCGGGTCTCGCCGGTCGAACTGTATCTGAAGGAAGCGATCGAGCTGGCGCAGAAGGTCGGCGAGCGGTCGCAAGTAGCGGTGCGTATGGCGAAGGACGCCGTTAACAAGGCCTACGAGCTGTCGCTGGCGGAGGGGTTGGTGTTCGAGAAGCGCAATTTCTACCTGCTGTTCAGCACCGAAGATCGCGCCGAAGGCATGAACGCATTCATCGAGAAGCGCAAAGCGAACTGGAAGAACAAGTAA
- a CDS encoding nucleoside hydrolase, translating into MIDPKPEDLQQAAPQDKPKRRFFIDTDPGTDDAVALVMALQSDAIEVVGISVVAGNVGLEQTVQNALYTVEICGGGVPVYVGAKRPMNRELQTADLVHGKDGLGDIGLPLTGRIPASASAVDALIEAARQYAGELTLVTLGPLTNVAQAVQRDPSFATNIARCVIMGGAPDGVGNTTATAEFNVFVDPEAAHVVLHSGMPTEWVGWDVTLRHAMLTPEENDSLRAHGTPLAEFVADIQKPVLALWDRLYGYPMVCLPDPLAMAVALTPDIAEYLPVHMDIEVSGSLTVGMTVVDRRPRPSDHNALIVTRVHRDRFMQMLHDAVS; encoded by the coding sequence ATGATCGATCCGAAGCCCGAGGACCTTCAGCAAGCCGCGCCGCAGGATAAGCCCAAGCGCCGCTTCTTCATCGACACCGACCCGGGGACCGACGATGCCGTTGCGCTTGTGATGGCCCTTCAGTCCGATGCGATCGAGGTGGTCGGAATCAGTGTGGTTGCAGGCAATGTCGGGTTGGAACAGACCGTGCAGAACGCGCTGTACACGGTCGAGATATGCGGCGGCGGCGTGCCAGTCTACGTGGGCGCCAAACGCCCGATGAACCGCGAACTGCAGACGGCCGATCTTGTGCACGGCAAGGACGGGCTGGGCGATATCGGTCTGCCGCTGACCGGGCGCATACCCGCGTCCGCCTCCGCCGTGGATGCGCTCATCGAGGCAGCGCGGCAGTACGCCGGCGAACTCACGCTGGTCACGCTTGGGCCGCTGACCAACGTTGCGCAGGCCGTCCAGCGCGATCCGTCGTTTGCCACCAACATCGCGCGCTGCGTCATCATGGGCGGCGCGCCTGACGGAGTCGGCAACACCACTGCCACCGCCGAGTTCAACGTCTTCGTGGATCCTGAAGCCGCGCACGTCGTGCTGCACAGCGGCATGCCGACCGAATGGGTAGGCTGGGACGTCACGCTTCGCCACGCTATGCTCACGCCCGAGGAGAACGATTCGCTTCGCGCGCACGGTACGCCGCTGGCCGAGTTTGTCGCAGACATTCAGAAACCTGTGCTGGCGTTATGGGACCGGCTTTATGGCTATCCGATGGTGTGCCTGCCCGATCCGCTGGCGATGGCGGTCGCGTTGACCCCGGACATCGCCGAGTATCTCCCGGTGCACATGGACATCGAAGTGTCTGGCTCGCTCACGGTCGGCATGACAGTCGTCGACCGGCGGCCTCGCCCCAGCGACCACAACGCGTTGATCGTCACGCGCGTGCATCGCGACCGCTTCATGCAAATGCTGCACGACGCTGTCTCATGA
- a CDS encoding AAA family ATPase produces MTFLRELTISVPSDAPAIFPYTVPFVRQVKRVAFPAVTFLAGENGSGKSTLLEALACAAELPTVGAESVNTDPTLADVRGFTRKCVKLVWSKRSRKGFFLRTEDFFGFAKRVAQDKADAQAAIDEIERDYSDRSDFAKGLARMPHSRSLLDIRERYGEGLDANSHGEGFFKLFQSRFSGPGLYLMDEPEAALSPTRQLTLLSMLHQVVGQGAQFVIATHSPILMAYPRATIYAFGEEGLHEAPYETLEHVVVTREFLANPGAYLRHLLE; encoded by the coding sequence TTGACATTCCTGCGCGAGCTGACGATATCGGTCCCGTCCGACGCCCCGGCGATCTTCCCCTATACCGTGCCGTTCGTGCGGCAGGTCAAACGGGTCGCGTTTCCGGCGGTGACGTTCCTTGCCGGCGAAAACGGCTCGGGCAAGTCGACGCTGTTGGAAGCGCTGGCCTGCGCCGCCGAACTACCGACCGTCGGCGCGGAGTCGGTGAATACCGACCCGACGCTGGCCGACGTGCGCGGGTTCACACGGAAGTGCGTCAAGCTTGTGTGGAGCAAACGGTCTCGCAAAGGGTTCTTTCTGCGAACAGAGGACTTCTTCGGTTTTGCCAAGCGTGTTGCGCAGGATAAAGCCGACGCGCAAGCGGCGATTGACGAGATCGAGCGCGACTACAGCGACCGGTCGGATTTCGCCAAAGGGTTAGCTCGTATGCCGCATTCGCGCAGCTTGCTCGACATCCGCGAGCGCTACGGCGAAGGCCTCGACGCCAACAGTCACGGCGAGGGATTCTTCAAGCTGTTTCAATCGCGCTTCAGCGGCCCCGGCCTGTACCTCATGGACGAGCCGGAGGCGGCCCTTTCGCCGACCCGGCAGCTCACGCTGTTGAGCATGCTGCACCAGGTGGTCGGGCAGGGTGCCCAGTTCGTCATCGCCACGCACTCGCCCATTCTGATGGCGTACCCGCGCGCGACGATTTACGCGTTCGGCGAGGAAGGTCTGCACGAAGCGCCGTACGAAACGCTGGAACACGTCGTCGTCACGCGGGAGTTCTTGGCTAACCCCGGCGCATATCTGAGGCACTTGTTAGAGTAA
- a CDS encoding RNA polymerase sigma factor, with product MTERVHERTNEDWLADLRDGAPKQTDALRDLRDRIKRSIYYYLSQERSDLRTLPPAHLDQMADDLAQDATLRVLANLDNFRGESQFTTWANRIATRVAISELRRARYRDFSLDSMAADGELIPAEASLISEAPPNPERAAERTDTLDRVMRLLNESLTERQYKAIEAVAIRGVPMDIVAEQLDTNRNALYKLMHDARRKLKTALEADGLSVEYVLNLFQRG from the coding sequence ATGACTGAGCGTGTGCACGAGCGCACCAACGAGGATTGGCTGGCTGACCTGCGCGATGGCGCTCCGAAACAAACCGACGCATTACGCGACCTGCGCGATCGGATCAAGCGGAGCATCTATTACTATCTCAGTCAGGAACGCAGTGACTTGCGCACGCTGCCGCCCGCTCACCTTGACCAGATGGCCGACGACCTCGCGCAGGACGCGACTTTGCGCGTGCTGGCAAACCTCGACAACTTCCGCGGCGAGAGTCAATTTACGACGTGGGCCAACCGTATCGCGACGCGCGTTGCCATCAGCGAACTGCGGCGCGCCCGCTACCGTGATTTCAGCCTCGATTCGATGGCCGCAGATGGTGAACTGATCCCGGCCGAAGCCAGCCTCATCAGCGAAGCGCCGCCCAACCCCGAGCGTGCCGCCGAGCGTACCGATACGCTGGATCGAGTCATGCGCCTGCTCAACGAGTCGCTCACGGAACGGCAGTACAAGGCGATCGAAGCGGTAGCGATTCGGGGCGTCCCGATGGATATTGTCGCGGAACAGCTCGATACGAACCGCAATGCGCTGTACAAGTTGATGCATGATGCCCGTCGAAAACTGAAAACCGCGCTTGAAGCCGACGGCCTATCTGTCGAATATGTATTAAACTTGTTTCAGCGCGGATGA
- the trxB gene encoding thioredoxin-disulfide reductase — MTNIKRERVVIIGSGPAGFAAAVYVARAQLKPVMIVGPQLGGQLGLTHEIENYPGVLSMSGMDLVEQFKQQAEHFGTELLYDVVESVDFSKGSPFTVKTTDTTYLADSVIVTIGANPRKLGVPGEDEGVGAGVSYCGTCDGFFFRGKEIVVVGGGDSAIEEAIFLTKFATKVEIIHRRDSLRAGVALQNRAFKNEKISFIWNTVVEKIEADENGTVGAVHLRNVETGEQWVKPTQGVFIFIGHTPNSHVFGGQLAADDAGYLITDSLYRTNVEGVFAAGEIQDQVYRQVATSVGQGVGAAMSAIHWLQEHEDQLQPLETVAG, encoded by the coding sequence ATGACCAATATCAAGCGCGAACGGGTCGTCATCATCGGGTCCGGGCCGGCAGGTTTTGCCGCCGCGGTCTATGTGGCGCGCGCGCAGCTCAAACCGGTGATGATCGTAGGGCCGCAGTTAGGCGGCCAGCTCGGCCTGACGCACGAGATCGAGAACTACCCCGGCGTTCTGTCGATGAGTGGTATGGACCTCGTCGAGCAGTTCAAACAGCAGGCCGAGCATTTCGGCACCGAACTGCTGTATGACGTCGTGGAGTCGGTCGACTTCAGCAAAGGTTCGCCGTTCACGGTCAAGACCACCGACACGACCTATTTGGCCGACTCGGTGATCGTCACCATCGGCGCCAACCCGCGCAAGCTCGGCGTGCCGGGCGAGGACGAGGGCGTTGGCGCGGGCGTCAGCTACTGCGGCACCTGCGACGGATTCTTCTTCCGTGGCAAGGAGATTGTCGTGGTCGGCGGCGGCGACTCGGCCATCGAGGAGGCGATCTTTCTGACCAAGTTTGCCACCAAGGTCGAGATCATCCACCGCCGCGACAGCTTGCGCGCCGGCGTGGCCCTGCAGAACCGCGCCTTCAAGAACGAGAAGATCAGCTTCATCTGGAACACCGTGGTGGAGAAGATCGAGGCCGACGAGAACGGTACGGTGGGCGCGGTGCATCTGCGCAACGTCGAGACCGGCGAACAGTGGGTCAAGCCGACGCAGGGCGTGTTCATCTTCATCGGCCATACGCCCAACAGTCACGTGTTCGGTGGGCAGTTGGCCGCGGACGACGCCGGCTATCTTATCACCGATTCGCTCTACCGCACCAACGTCGAAGGCGTTTTCGCTGCCGGCGAGATTCAGGATCAGGTGTACCGTCAGGTCGCCACCTCGGTCGGGCAGGGCGTAGGCGCCGCGATGAGCGCGATCCATTGGTTGCAGGAGCATGAGGATCAGCTTCAGCCGCTGGAGACGGTGGCCGGCTAG
- a CDS encoding ABC transporter ATP-binding protein produces the protein MTDALIRVRGLSKTYVEGESPRRVLDGVDLDIHRGEFFVMLGRSGSGKSTLLNLISGVDRADDGSIWVGDTQVTGLDERSLTLFRRDHIGIVFQFFNLIPTLTVMENITLPLELGGRARREAEKQAQALLERVGLGDRGTAFPDKLSGGEQQRVAIARALIREPQLVLADEPTGNLDEETGRTVLALLLELTRDAGKTLVMATHSPEIVPFADRVGQLHDGKLTVHSVDEKLVPTMA, from the coding sequence ATGACCGATGCGCTGATCCGGGTGCGGGGCCTGTCCAAGACGTACGTCGAGGGCGAAAGCCCGCGTCGTGTGCTGGACGGTGTCGACCTCGATATCCACCGCGGCGAGTTCTTCGTGATGCTCGGGCGCAGTGGAAGCGGCAAGAGTACGCTGCTCAACTTGATCAGCGGGGTGGACCGCGCCGACGACGGATCGATCTGGGTGGGCGACACGCAGGTGACCGGCCTCGACGAGCGCAGCCTGACGCTGTTTCGCCGCGATCACATCGGCATCGTGTTCCAGTTCTTCAACCTGATCCCGACGCTGACCGTGATGGAGAACATCACGCTGCCGCTGGAACTTGGCGGGCGGGCGCGCCGAGAGGCCGAGAAGCAGGCACAGGCGCTGCTCGAACGCGTCGGATTGGGCGACCGCGGGACCGCGTTCCCGGACAAGTTGAGCGGGGGCGAACAACAGCGCGTCGCCATTGCGCGGGCGCTGATCCGTGAACCGCAGCTCGTGCTGGCAGACGAACCGACCGGCAACCTCGACGAGGAAACCGGGCGGACCGTGCTGGCGCTGCTGCTCGAACTGACGCGCGACGCCGGCAAGACGCTGGTGATGGCGACCCACAGCCCGGAGATCGTACCGTTTGCCGACCGAGTCGGGCAATTGCACGACGGAAAGCTGACGGTACACAGTGTTGATGAGAAACTTGTGCCAACCATGGCATAA